One genomic window of Cannabis sativa cultivar Pink pepper isolate KNU-18-1 chromosome 2, ASM2916894v1, whole genome shotgun sequence includes the following:
- the LOC133034253 gene encoding uncharacterized protein LOC133034253 — protein sequence MKTSGFFFTWSNNHEEGSRVYSKLDRVFTNESWLDHFPNTKASFRWGPLLDHSYCLIKHIKVGNHGTKPFCFCNYWMFKEGFRESVLTTWKKHLVTDLNSLHQQLFRVKHILKSCYVNKNEDVTGLYNEARDKFIEVQEALAINPQCPSAARTEKVNHANYLAARKQYFSYLHQNSKACWLRLGNENTSYFHAIMKKRRAENKVCSFTVNGVVVDEYDKVVEHFLSHFRNFMGRQSSASRRLEEDCLEFGNKLTIEQQVSLIRPFSKKDVKEALFGIIRPKVRGLMGLEVNETSISLIPKIDNPQGANDYRPIACCATTYKCISKMICTRLSEVLPELIHENQGAFVKKRLLAHNVLILQDLLKGASCALLLNGRIQGSFKGEKGLHQGDPMSPLLFVLIMEYLTRLLIQSSKKKGFGFHPLCTSLGLVDLCFADDLIIFSKGNDKSVQMVKEAF from the exons ATGAAGACCTCTGGTTTTTTCTTTACTTGGTCTAATAACCACGAGGAAGGCAGTCGAGTGTACTCGAAGTTGGATAGAGTTTTCACTAATGAAAGTTGGTTAGATCATTTCCCGAATACAAAAGCTAGTTTCAGATGGGGGCCTCTTTTGGATCACAGTTATTGTTTGATTAAACATATCAAGGTTGGTAACCATGGTACTAAGCCTTTCTGTTTTTGCAACTACTGGATGTTCAAAGAGGGTTTCAGAGAGAGTGTTCTTACTACTTGGAAGAAGCACCTTGTTACTGATTTGAACTCGTTACACCAGCAACTTTTTAGGGTCAAACACATCCTAAAAAGCTGCTATGTTAATAAGAATGAGGATGTTACTGGATTGTACAATGAAGCTCGAGATAAGTTTATAGAAGTACAAGAAGCATTGGCCATCAACCCGCAATGTCCTTCAGCTGCTAGAACTGAAAAGGTGAATCATGCTAACTACCTAGCTGCCCGAAAACAGTATTTTAGCTATTTGCACCAGAACTCGAAAGCTTGTTGGTTAAGGCTTGGCAATGAAAACACAAGTTATTTTCATGCTATCATGAAAAAGAGGAGAGCTGAGAACAAAGTGTGTTCGTTCACTGTTAATGGAGTTGTAGTTGATGAGTACGACAAAGTAGTTGAGCATTTTTTAAGCCACTTCCGCAATTTCATGGGGAGACAAAGCTCGGCTTCTAGAAGATTGGAAGAGGATTGCCTCGAGTTTGGGAATAAACTTACTATCGAACAACAAGTGAGTCTAATTCGTCCGTTTAGTAAAAAGGATGTAAAAGAAGCTTTATTTGGCATCATTCGTCCAAAAGTCCGGGGCCTGATGGGTTTG GAAGTGAATGAAACATCCATATCTCTTATCCCCAAGATTGATAACCCTCAAGGAGCTAACGACTACAGACCCATTGCTTGTTGTGCCACAACTTACAAATGTATTTCGAAGATGATATGTACCAGACTCTCGGAAGTTCTTCCTGAGCTTATTCATGAAAACCAAGGTGCTTTTGTTAAGAAGAGACTTTTAGCTCACAATGTGTTGATTTTGCAGGATCTTCTTAAAG GAGCCTCTTGTGCCCTTCTGCTTAATGGAAGAATTCAAGGTTCTTTTAAGGGTGAAAAAGGCCTTCATCAAGGGGACCCGATGTCTCCGCTTCTCTTTGTGCTCATAATGGAGTATTTAACTAGACTTCTTATTCAGAGTTCTAAGAAGAAGGGATTTGGATTTCACCCTTTGTGTACATCCTTAGGCCTTGTCGATTTATGCTTTGCGGacgatctcattattttttccAAAGGCAATGACAAATCCGTTCAGATGGTGAA